One Acanthochromis polyacanthus isolate Apoly-LR-REF ecotype Palm Island chromosome 6, KAUST_Apoly_ChrSc, whole genome shotgun sequence DNA segment encodes these proteins:
- the LOC127534500 gene encoding taste receptor type 1 member 1-like, translating into MYYTIVFNCTSEQSLSSRNISTVAEMTCWIVTTVKNNKFQLKTHLYSMYNIKASIFVHYFCCLSVHLSCKTEDPYSCISCKLTEWSAEGSTSCNQRLVEFIPFTDSGAILIMLGAGALVGLTLAVSVLFAVNYNTPVVRSAGGPMCFLILGCLSLCSISVFFYFGQPSVPSCVLRFLPFFLFYTVCLACFVVRSFQIVCIFKIAAKFPKLHSWWMKYHGQWLVIVVAFTAQALLLIFGYSCAPPKPYNETVWYPREIILSCDIDLIATSGSIVLLSSLASLCFIFSYMGKDLPKNYNEAKAITFCLLLLILTWIVFATEYMLYRGKYIQIFNALAVLSSLYSFLLWYFLPKCYIIIFQPHKNTQQYFQGLIQSYTKTISQ; encoded by the coding sequence ATGTACTATACCATTGTCTTTAACTGCACATCAGAACAGTCACTGTCATCACGTAATATTAGCACTGTTGCTGAAATGACCTGTTGGATAGTCActactgttaaaaataacaagtttcaattaaaaacacatctttACAGCATGTACAATATAAAAGCATCGATCtttgttcattatttttgttgtctgtctgtccatctctcATGTAAAACAGAGGATCCCTACAGCTGCATCAGCTGCAAGCTCACAGAATGGTCTGCAGAGGGAAGTACGTCCTGCAACCAGCGTCTGGTGGAGTTCATACCGTTTACAGACAGCGGGGCCATACTGATCATGCTGGGGGCCGGGGCTTTGGTGGGCCTCACTCTAGCTGTATCTGTTCTCTTTGCTGTTAACTACAACACGCCTGTTGTCAGATCTGCTGGGGGGCCGATGTGCTTCCTGATTCTAGGCTGCCTCagtctgtgcagcatcagtgttttcttttactttggCCAGCCATCAGTTCCTTCTTGTGTCTTGAGGTTTCTACCATTTTTCTTGTTCTACACCGTTTGTCTGGCGTGTTTTGTGGTGCGCTCCTTTCAGATTGTTTGCATCTTCAAAATAGCCGCCAAGTTCCCCAAACTCCACAGCTGGTGGATGAAGTATCACGGACAGTGGCTGGTCATCGTTGTAGCGTTTACAGCTCAGGCCCTCTTGCTTATTTTTGGCTATTCTTGTGCCCCTCCAAAGCCTTACAATGAGACAGTGTGGTACCCTCGAGAAATCATACTCAGCTGTGACATCGATCTTATCGCAACATCTGGTTCTATAGTCTTACTGTCATCATTAGCCTCcctttgctttattttctcctACATGGGAAAAGATCTCCCGAAAAACTACAACGAGGCCAAAGCAATCACCTTCTGCCTCCTGCTGCTGATCCTCACATGGATCGTCTTTGCCACTGAGTACATGCTTTATCGAGGCAAATACATCCAGATATTTAACGCCCTGGCTGTGCTCTCCAGTCTCTACTCCTTTCTGTTGTGGTATTTCCTCCCGAAATGTTACATCATTATTTTTCAGCCACATAAAAATACGCAGCAGTACTTCCAAGGTCTCATTCAGAGCTACACCAAAACTATCAGCCAGTAG
- the LOC110954322 gene encoding taste receptor type 1 member 1-like: MAFEMEFHLEGDYLIGGLFDIHPASSSLRRDRPEAIDCSSQPILLSNYRRFQIMRFSVEQINNSTNLLPNVSLGYEIFDHCSDTQSFQDILKLISVSGLIHPWGEPHRQQAQKSQNSTVIGVAGPFTSTFCLTVAPLLMADLIPMVTYGASSSVFSSKIKYPSFLRTVHANQDVIEVIVNIVQHFDWRWVAFLNSDNDFGIDGLNMFIKRIEDTDICLAYSRGLNDNTDHPQMLKQIEALNVTVIIVFSPQLEAEALIKAAIRLNVTNKVWIADEGWSLNKPLQKLERIKNIGIVLGVSQPEFPIPGFNDFIYSTKSQPLDRDAGGQDQVGNCSSMNAEAILAVDPSFSFSVYSATYAIAHALHSTLRCGAGRCDKNITVYPHKVLAELKKSNFTLLDQHIRFDANGDPRFGSYDVILWKYGGDAQVIGFYKFHSSANFYIDDAKIKWFANGEVSVFL, encoded by the exons ATGGCATTTGAAATGG AGTTTCACCTGGAAGGAGATTATTTGATTGGTGGACTCTTTGACATTCATCCTGCCAGCAGCTCTCTTCGTCGTGACAGACCAGAAGCCATCGACTGCTCCAG TCAACCCATCCTCCTCTCAAATTACCGGAGGTTTCAGATAATGAGATTCTCTGTCGAGCAGATCAATAACTCCACCAACCTACTGCCCAACGTGTCACTCGGCTACGAGATATTTGACCACTGCTCAGATACGCAGAGCTTCCAAGACATTTTGAAGCTCATCTCAGTCAGTGGGTTGATTCATCCTTGGGGGGAACCACACCGGCAACAAGCACAAAAGTCCCAAAACTCCACAGTGATAGGAGTGGCAGGTCCGTTTACAAGCACCTTTTGCCTAACAGTGGCCCCACTGCTGATGGCGGATCTCATACCAATG GTCACTTATGGAGCCTCTAGTTCTGTTTTTTCATCCAAAATAAAATACCCCTCTTTCCTGCGGACGGTGCACGCCAATCAAGACGTCATAGAAGTGATTGTTAACATCGTGCAACACTTTGACTGGCGCTGGGTTGCTTTCCTGAACAGTGATAATGATTTTGGAATTGATGGACTGAATATGTTCATTAAGAGGATTGAGGATACCGATATCTGTCTGGCGTATAGCAGAGGCCTCAACGACAACACAGATCACCCTCAGATGTTAAAGCAGATTGAGGCGCTGAATGTAACTGTCATAATAGTTTTCTCTCCACAACTGGAAGCTGAAGCTCTCATTAAGGCAGCGATACGACTGAATGTCACAAACAAGGTGTGGATAGCAGACGAAGGCTGGTCCTTAAACAAACCGCTTCAGAAGCTGGAAAGAATCAAAAACATTGGCATTGTCCTCGGGGTGTCTCAGCCAGAGTTCCCAATACCTGGTTTCAATGACTTTATCTATTCTACCAAAAGCCAGCCTCTTGATAGAGACGCAGGAGGACAGGATCAGGTTGGCAACTGCAGTAGCATGAATGCTGAGGCTATTCTGGCTGTGGACCCATCGTTCTCTTTTTCCGTTTATTCTGCCACATATGCCATCGCTCACGCCTTGCACAGCACCTTACGATGTGGAGCCGGcagatgtgacaaaaatatcacagtGTACCCACATAAG GTTctggcagagctgaagaagtcAAACTTCACACTTTTAGACCAACACATTCGGTTTGATGCGAACGGTGACCCCAGGTTCGGATCCTATGACGTAATTCTATGGAAATACGGGGGTGACGCGCAGGTGATTGGCTTTTATAAATTTCACTCATCAGCCAATTTCTACATCGACGACGCCAAAATCAAGTGGTTCGCAAACGGGGAGGTTAGTGTTTTCTTATAA